A genome region from bacterium includes the following:
- a CDS encoding outer membrane protein transport protein — translation MKSLWNTRIRAFSAAALVLATLSEVYAGGFSIYEQGGRATAQGGAVVARPWDASAAFYNPAGLAFYGGAPGTYRFYAGLTPVQSLSKFTGLDENPGLGVREEAKEKWFPPFYAYAVYQINENMAAGLAITTPFGLGTEWKNPGNTYSGRFRSLLSNVEAVYVSPTFSYKVNNMFGIGAGVDFVYSRVALRRHQGVLFFNGVEAKMYDVADVYLKGEDKASFGFHVSAYAKMNEQLSFGVDYKHSVKNEYEGHGRFRQIKTDIAALDATVASNFANPAFGSMYQKGNTELTFPSSLVVGAAFKPMENFSIETDFVYAGWSVFKEVVIEFPEQNGGTTSTLEEKYKNTWQIRVGGEYDVNERLQARFGYIFDKTPAPTETVNPLLPDADRNDFSIGVGYKITESIHVDAAYMAVVFSERSTKGKNVDGYDGVYNSHVNLFSIGFGYTFGK, via the coding sequence ATGAAATCCCTTTGGAACACACGTATCCGGGCGTTCAGTGCGGCTGCTCTGGTGTTAGCCACCTTATCGGAGGTTTATGCCGGCGGTTTTTCGATTTATGAACAAGGCGGTCGTGCCACAGCCCAAGGCGGTGCTGTAGTAGCCCGCCCATGGGACGCTTCAGCTGCGTTTTACAATCCCGCCGGTTTAGCATTTTATGGTGGCGCGCCCGGAACATATCGTTTTTATGCCGGTTTAACCCCGGTACAGTCTCTTTCTAAATTCACGGGCCTTGATGAAAACCCAGGACTAGGGGTTCGCGAAGAAGCAAAAGAAAAGTGGTTTCCTCCTTTTTACGCTTACGCTGTTTATCAAATTAATGAAAATATGGCAGCTGGCTTAGCTATAACCACTCCTTTTGGACTCGGAACGGAATGGAAAAATCCAGGTAATACATACAGCGGCCGTTTTCGTTCACTACTAAGTAATGTCGAAGCTGTATATGTGAGCCCTACTTTTTCATACAAAGTAAACAATATGTTCGGCATCGGAGCAGGTGTTGATTTCGTTTATTCTCGAGTCGCACTCCGCCGTCACCAAGGCGTACTCTTTTTCAACGGTGTTGAAGCTAAAATGTATGATGTTGCAGATGTGTATCTGAAGGGCGAGGATAAGGCCTCTTTTGGCTTCCACGTATCTGCTTATGCAAAAATGAACGAACAACTATCTTTCGGTGTGGACTACAAACACTCCGTAAAAAATGAATATGAAGGACACGGACGTTTCCGTCAAATCAAAACAGATATTGCAGCTTTGGATGCCACCGTAGCTTCTAATTTTGCTAATCCAGCATTTGGCAGTATGTACCAAAAAGGAAACACGGAACTTACATTCCCGAGTTCTTTGGTGGTTGGAGCTGCATTTAAACCGATGGAAAATTTTTCAATCGAAACTGATTTTGTTTATGCCGGGTGGAGCGTGTTTAAGGAGGTCGTGATTGAATTTCCCGAGCAAAATGGCGGAACAACGTCAACATTGGAAGAAAAATATAAGAATACATGGCAGATCCGCGTCGGTGGTGAATATGATGTAAATGAGCGTTTGCAAGCACGATTCGGTTATATTTTCGATAAAACTCCTGCCCCTACTGAAACTGTAAATCCACTCCTTCCCGATGCAGATCGTAACGATTTTTCAATCGGTGTTGGCTACAAAATAACTGAATCCATACATGTAGATGCGGCATACATGGCCGTAGTTTTTAGTGAACGAAGCACCAAAGGAAAAAACGTTGACGGATACGATGGAGTATATAACTCGCATGTCAACCTTTTCTCGATTGGTTTTGGATACACTTTTGGAAAATAA